AGGGATCGGTCTCGACGATGAAGCGATCCATGTCGAGGTCGCCCACGTAGCCGTGCCGGTGAGCGAGCTTCATCTGCTGATCGAGGGGATCGAAGTAGCCCCCCACGTCGAGGAGGCCCACCGGGTGGGGCTGGAGATTCAGCTGCCGGGCGGTGAGCATCTCGAAGACCTCGTCGAGGGTGCCCACCCCGCCGGGCAGCGCCACGAAGGCCACCGAGAGCTCCGTCATCAGCGCCTTGCGCTCGGCCATGCTCTCGACGACGTGCATCGGGGAGACCCGCGGGTGCTGCAGCTCCTTCGCCACCATGAAGCCCGGGATCACCCCGTGGAGCTCTCCTCCGCGCTCGAGCATGGCGTCGGCGAAGATGCCCATCATGCCGACGTCACCGCCCCCGTAGACCGCGCCCAGCCCCTTCTCGCAGAGCACGGCGGCGAGCTGCCGCGCGGCCTCGGCGTGGGAGGGATCGTCGGAGACCCGGGAGCCGGCGAAGATGCAGATGCGGTTCAAGGTTGTCTCCCAGAGGTGAGGTGAGGCCGCAGTATGACCCGGTGCACCTCCGGCGCGAACCGGGGAAGAAGTCTCAGCGTCCCAGCAGGCCCTGGAGCGCCTTGCCGGCCTCCCGCCGCAGGGAGTCCGCCGCGCGGCCGAGGGCCTTCTTCTGCACCTCGGCCGAGGCGCGCCGCGTGAGGGTGCCCAGGATCTGGCGGGCGATGCCCTCCGGGGTGGCGCCTCGCTTCCCGCCCAGATCGGTCATCACGATCCGGGGCAGCTTCAGCTCCTCCTGTCGCTTCAGGGGGAGGAGGTTGGCCTCGATCCGCCCGCCCTCGAAGAGGAGCTTGCGGATGATCAGGCGGGGTCCCGGGCCGCCGCCCTCGCCGGAGGCCTTGGCGCCGCCGCCGCCACCGCCGCCGAGGCCCTGCTCGATCTCCTCGAGGTTCGAGCGGCCGTCCTCGCGCAGCTCGAAGAAGACCTCGGGGTCGCGCACGACGATGCGGTCGATGACGATCACGTCCTCGGTGAGGGAGTCGGTCGCCACCTCCACGGTGAGCTCGTCGAGGGAGAAGGCCAGGGGGGCCTCGAAGCCCTCGGGGTTGGCGACGGTCAACCCGCGGATGGTGCTCGCGCCCTCCTTCAGGTCGATCCGCACGCCCCCGACCTTCACCCGGGTTCGGGCGGCGGCGGAGCCGTGGGTCTCGATCGCCGACTCGACGAGGGCGTCGAGGTTCGTGACCAGGTAGTAGACCCCGGCCCCGGCCAGGGCGGCGAGGAGGAGCAGGCCAGCCGCGAGGATCTTCTTCATCAGGCCATTCTATGCGCCCAGGATGGGCAGCATCTTCTTGAAGGCCTTCGGGATCATCGGCCCGGTCTTGCGAGGCTTCGGCGTGGGCCGGGACTTGGCTGCGAAGCGCGCCCGCACCTCGAAGGCGAAGTTGTCGAGGACCTCGGGGTCGATGGGATCACCGTTCACCGGCAGCGTGAGCGAGAGCAGGCCGTCGCGCTCGGCGACGTGGTAGAGCTGCGCCTCGGCGAGCTTGGCCGGCATGCACTCGTGGGGGCCGATGTTCACCGCGCCGTCGATCAGGCCCTCGTGCCACTCGTGGAGGGGGCCGCCCACGGTGAGGATGGCCTCGCCGAGGAGCTTGGGCCGGATGTACTCCTTGCCGGCCTCGATGGTCTCGGCCACGCTGATCCGCGGCGGCCAGCCCAGCTGCTGCCCCATCATCGTGTAGGTGCGGGCGGCCACCCGCCGCTGCACGAAGGTGGAGAGGTGCTGATCGAAGCCGATGTGCCGGTCGAAGGCCTGGTTGATGTGGTCGGTGTACTCCAGCCACTCGCTGAAGGGCGCGAAGCGGACCTTGAGGCCGCGGGCCTCCAGCTCGTCGATGAGGAAGCCCGAGGCGAAGGGATCGCAGCGCACGTAGATCTCCCCGACCATCAGCACCGTGGGCACCTCGCCGCCGCCCTTCACCGCCGCGAAGGCCGCCGAGGCCTCCTTGAGCAGGGCCGAGACGCCGAAGAGGCTGCCGTTGGCCACCTGGAGCAGGGCCGGGCCGATGCGCAGATCGGACTTGCGGCCGACGTCCTCCAGCAGCTCCCAGAGGCGTCGGGAGAAGCGGTCGTAGACCTCCTGCGCGGCGCCCTCGCGGATCTCGACCGGTCGCACGTCGTAGAGGGCCGCCAGGAGCAGGTCGCTGGCCGCGAAGCCGGTGAAGACCAGGGCGGCGAAGCCGGCCGGGACGCCCTCGAAGTAGTTGTCGTCCCCCGGCGACCAGATCCGCATCCGGTCGTCCAGCTTCAGGCGCTCCAGCACGATCTCGTGGAGGATGTTGTAGACGCCGAAGCGGCAGGGGCCGTTCGCGGTGGGCATGAAGAAGGCGAACTTCTCCTCGCCGGTCTCGTCGGCCTCGAGGCGCTCGAGGAGCGAGCCGAGGGTGATGGTCATCGGCACGCACTCCTTGCCGGAGGTGTGCCGGCGGCCGATCCGCACGGTGTCGCGGGTGGGCATCGGCAGGGCCTCGGTGGGCACCCCCACGCCCCGCAGGGTGGCGGCCAGGGCCTCGGCGCCGGCGCCCATCCGGGGCACCAGGAGGGTCTCGCCCCGCTGCTGCAGCTCCGGGAGGCCGGTGCGCGCCCGGTTCAGGGTGCGGGGCGCGCGCTCGGCCGCCAGCCCCTTGGCCCGGGCCTCGCGGTCCTCGCGCACGCAGTGGAGGAAGGCCTCGACCCGGGTCTTGGTGCCGGCGTCGCCGGAGTGCCCGTCGGTCTCGATGACCGCGAAGGGCTTGCCCTCCATCAGGTAGGCGTAGAAGTGGAGGTTGAAGCTGTCGGGCCCACAGGAGTAGTTGCTGGCCCAGAGGCTGTAGACCCCCGGGGCGCGCTGGATCTGCCAGGCCGCCCGCAGGTTGCGCTGGCCGTAGGCCCAGTACATCCGGTCGAAGACCGGGACGTCCCTCTCCACCGGGTAGCAGTCCACCGGGATGGCGATGGCACCCTGCTCCCTCAGGATCGCGGGCACGTTCGAGTTCAGCACCTTGTTGTAGATGGTGTAGGGGCGGCCGAGGACGACCACGGGGATCAGGCCCTGCTCCTCACAGAAGTCCAGGGCGCGCTGGCCCAGGCCCTCGAGCGCGGCGTCGAAGCCGGCCTGGGTGGAGACCGCCTCCTCGAAGGCGGCGCGCACCCGCTCGCCCTGCACGCCCAGCTCCCGGGCGAGGTTCTGCGCGGACTGCCAGAGCTCCACCGAGTGGAGGTTCCCCTCGCCCACCTCGATGATCGGGGAGACGAGGCGGCCCGAGTAGTGCGCGTCCAGATCCTGCGCGAGCAGATCGGCGCTGCCCTGGATGATCGGGCAGACGGTGGCGTGCTCCTCCTTCGCGACGCGCGGGAGGTTGCGGATCATCGGCAGGAGGAGGGTCTCGGGCTCGCCCTCGGCCATCTGGCTGGTCAGCCCGTGGTAGAGCTGCATCGGCGCGCAGTAGGGGACGTTGGCGCCCTCGATGCCGCGCTTGAGCACCGCCTGGTCGGCGCCGGTGTGGATCTCCAGGTCGTGGCCGAGGCCGTGGACGAAGGTGGCCACGAAGGGGAAGAGCCCCTTGAGGCTGAACTCGTCGGTGATGGCGACCACGGGACGGCCGCGCTTCTGGCCGAGGCGATCGCGCAGCTCACCGAGCAGCGCCTCGCGCTCCCGGAAGGGGTCCGGGGAGAGGTCGGGGAGCTTCACCTTGCCGGTGCCCTTGTCCCAGAGCGAGCAGGCGCCGCCCCAGGTGAAGGTCTGGGCCTGGCTCTCCACCTCGGTCTTGATCCGGTCGATCTTGCAGAGGTTGCCCGAGCCGCCGCAGCCCTGGGTGGACTTGCAGGGGAAGGTGTCCTTCTTGATCACCTCCGCCCCGAGGAAGCGCGAGGGCTCCACCGGCTCGGCGCCGTTCGACAGCACCGACTCGGGCAGGGCCTTGCGGGTGAGCAGGGCGATCCCCAGGGCACCCACGGTGCCCGGGTTGGGCGGGATGACCACCTCGGAGCCGGTCTGCCGCACGACGGCCGAGGCCAGGGCGTCGGCCGAGAAGGGCATGCCCTGGCAGAAGATCACCTGGCCCACCGAGCGGCTGCCCTTCACCCGGTTGAGGTAGTTCTGGATGATCGAGTCGTAGATGCCCGCGGTGATCGAGCGCTGCTCCACCCCCGAGGCCACCGCCTCGTCGATGATCTCGGCCATGAAGACCGAGCAGTGCTGGCCGAGGGAGACCCCCTCGTCGGCCTTCAGGGCCTCCTGGCCCAGCTGCACGACGTTCTCGATGCCCGAGAACTTCCGCCCCTGCTCCTCGATGAAGGAGCCGGTGCCCGCCGAGCAGGCCTCGTTCATGGCGGCGTCGACCACCCGGCCGCCGGCCAGGCGGATGTACTTCGCGTCCTGGCCGCCGATCTCGAAGATGGTGTCGACCCGGTCGTCGAAGAAGAGCGCGCCCTCCGCGTGGGCCGCGATCTCGTTGAGGACGTAGACCCGCTCGCTGCCGTAGCAGGTGGACATCAGAGAGCCGACGATCTCCCGGCCGCTGCCGGTCGCGCCCAGGGCGAGCACGGGGTGGGCCGCCGCCTCGGAGGCGGTGAAGCTCTCCATCAGGGCCTGCGCCGCGCCGACCGGGGCGCCCAGGGTGTTGCGGTAGCCCTCCCAGATCACCTCGCGGCTCTCGAGGTCGATGGCCACGGCCTTCGAGCCGGTGGAGCCGATGTCGAAGCCGAGGATCAGCCGCCGCGCCTTGCCGTTGACCTCCGGCAGCGCCTGCTTCGGCATCCGCTTCACCTTGGGCAGGAAGGAGGCCAGGCCCGGGACCCGCTCGAGGTCGTGGTGCTCGGCGGGCAGGAAGAGGGCGTCGATGGTCTCGGGGCAGGCCGCCGCCTGCTCGGCCGCCACCACGGCGGTGCCGAGGGCCTCGAGGTAGAAGAGGCCGATCTCGTCCGGCTCGACGAAGACCATCTGGTTCTTCGCGGCGAAGGTGCGGAAGCTCTCCTGGATCCGCGTGGCCTGGCAGACCCCGCCCGAGAGCATCAGCCGGGGCGGAGAGAGGTGGGGCTTGATCAGCACCCGGACGTTCTCGCAGACCGCGTCGTAGAGCCCCGCGAGGATCTGCTCCTTCGACTCGCCCTTGTTGGCGAGGTGGGTCATGTCGGTCTTGAGGATCACCGGGCAGCGCCCGGAGAGGGGGGCCGGATCGGCGATGGTGGCGCAGAGCTCGCTCGCCTCCTCGATGGAGAGGTCGAAGCGCTCGACCAGCTGCCGCAGGAAGTTGCCGGTACCCTGGGAGCAGCGCGAGTTCTCCCGGAAGACCTCCATGTCGTGGGCTCGCAGCTCGAGGACCGAGAAGCCGTGGCTGCCGATGGAGACCACCGTGGCCGGGTGCTCGTCCTGGTGAAACCGGAAGCCCGCCGCCAGGCTCTGCTTCGGCGGCACCCGCACCAGATCGATCTGCCGGCCCATCCGGCCGGTCACCGCCGCCGAGGAGATGCCCTCCCAGCCCCAGTCGGTCAGGAGGCCCCGGAGGGCTCCTTCCGGCTCCTTGTGGTGCTCGCACCGGGCGGTCCGGACGATCTCCCAGCTCCCCTGGGCGTCCCGGGCGATCTCCACGATGCGGACGGACTCGGCTCCGAGGTCGATGCCAACGCTACGATTCATGACTGCCTCCGGTCAGAAGTCTCCTGGCCGGGAGGCGCCGCTCCCCGGGGTCCCCGGCCGACGGCTGGCTTCTAAGCAGGTCCGGAGAGGGATCGCACGGAAAAAGTGACCGGGGTCAGTCAGTGAGAATCACTTGCAAAACTGAACATTTAGCTCAGATGACACCAATGTCAGTGCGGTGACGTCCATGTCACCCGCAATTCTACTGACGTTCGTGTCAGTGGCGCTGACATGAACGTCAGTGAATTTCGGTCAACTTCGGGCCGGCGGCCGGCGGCTACTTTCCGTCGGCGGAGAGGAGCTTCTCGACCAGCGCGACGTAGCGGGATCGGGCGTCGTCCTGGCTGGTGCCGGTCAGCTTCTTCCAGGCGTCGTACTTCGCCCGGCCGACCGGGTCGAGCATGCCCGGGCGCTTGCCGGCGCAGTCCCCCTGCGAGCCCTGCTTGAAGAGGGAGTAGAGGTCGAGCAGCTGATCGTTGGAGGGCTTCTTCGAGAGGGTCTTCACCTTCTCCTGAGCTTCGGCGAAATCCATGTCCTTCTCCCCATCGCGTGGAGTGCAAGAAGACTGCGAGTGTCATGGGAATAGCCGCGGCGCCGCCCTTCGAGCAAGACGCGCCGCGGCGCGTTCTCAAGCGAGGGCAAGAGTGCTCAACTGCGCCACGGAAAGGGGAGCGGCGCGATGAAGGTGGCGGTCACGGGGGCGAACGGGCACATCGGAGCACAGGTCACGCGAGCGCTGGTCGAGGCCGGCCACGAGGTGGCGGTGCTGCTGCGGGAGGGCAGCGATCGGCGCGGGCTCGCCGGGCTGGAGGTGCAGGAGCACCTCGGCGACATCCTCGATCCCGGGAGCCTCGAGGCGGCCTTCGCCGGCGCCGAGGTGGTCTTCCACCTGGCGGCGGCCCACCTCAACCACACGAAGGACCCGGCCGACATCGAGCGGCCGGCGGTGGAGGGCACCCGCAACGTGGTGGCGGCCGCCCGGGCGGCCGGCGTGCGGCGCCTGGTCCACACCAGCACCGGCGCCACCGTGGGCTTCGCCAAGGATCCGGAGCGGCCGCTGGACGAGCGCCACCGGATGGAGAGCGCGAAGAGTAGCTACATCCGCGGCAAGATCGTCTCCGAGCGGGAGGCCCTGGCCGCCAGCGGTGACGAGCTCGAGGTCGTGGTCCTCAACCCCAGCGGCGTCTTCGGTCCTTTCGATCACCGGCTCACCCCGGCGACCCGCTCGATCATCGATCTGCTCCAGGGCGGGCTGACCTTCTTCTCGGTCTGCTTCACCGACGTCCGCGACGTCGCCCGGGCCCACCTCCTGGCCGCCGAGCGGGGGAGGGCGGGGGAGCGCTACCTGATCACCGGGGAGCAGCTCGCCCCGCCGGCCATCGCCGCCCTCTACGAGGAGCTCGGCGGGACCCGCCCCCCCACGCTGCGGCCGCCGGCCTTCCTGGCCAAGTTCGTCCTGCGCCGGCTCGAGAAGAAGGCGGAGCGGGAGGGCATCGACGCGCCGGCCTCGGCCGACTCGGTCGACGACCTCGACGGCGGCCACCTCGCCTACGACGCCCGCAAGAGCCGGGAGGAGCTGGGGATGACCTACCGCCCGGCCCGCGAGGTGCTCACCGACACCTTCCGCTGGCTCCTCTTCGTCGACGCCCTCAAGCCGAAGGTCGCGGCGAAGGTGCGGGCGGCCCTCGGCGAGGCGGCGTCGCCGGACCCGGGCTGGAGGCACTAGAGTACCGGCATGGATCTGCTTCTGCTCGTCCTCGGGCTCGTCCTCCTCCTCGGCGGCGGTGAGGCGCTGGTGCGCGGCGCGAGCGGGCTCGCGCTGCTGGGCCGGCTCTCCCCGGCGGTGGTGGGGCTGACCGTGGTGGCCGCCGGCACCTCGATGCCTGAGCTGGTGGTCTCGGTGCAGGCGGCGCTGGCCGGGCAAGTCGGCATCGCCGCCGGGAACGTGGTCGGCTCGAACATCTTCAACATCGGCATGATCCTCGGCCTTACGGCCCTGATCCGCCCGCTGCGGATCCAGGGGCAGACGGTCCGCCTGGAGTGGCCGGTGATGATGCTCGCCTCGCTCCAGCTCTACCTCCTCTCCCGCGACGGGCTCGTCGATCGGGTCGAGGGTGGCTTCCTGCTGGTGGCGCTCGCGGCCTTCGTCGCCTACCTCGTCTGGATCGGGCGGCGCACCGCGCTCACCGGCGAGCTCGCCGACGAGGAGACCCTGGCCACGGCGAGCTACGGCCAGGAGGGGGCCCGGGCCTGGGGGCTGAACCTCGCCGCCACCGCGCTGGGGATCGCCGTGCTGGCCGGCGGGGCCTCCCTGACGGTGCGGGGGGCGACGGGCATCGCGGCCGCCCTGGGGGTCTCCGACACCATCATCGGGCTCACGGTCGTGGCGGCCGGGACGAGCGCCCCGGAGCTCGTCACCTCCCTGGTGGCGGCCTGGCGGGGCCGGGACGATCTCGCGGTGGCCAACATCGTCGGCTCGAACATCTTCAACCTGCTGGGGATCCTGGGGACCACGGCCCTGGTCCGGGCGCTCCCGGTTCCGCCCGAGATCCTGCAGCGAGATCTCTGGTGGATGCTGGGCGCCTCTCTCCTGCTCCTCCCCCTGATGTGGACCGGTCGCCTGCTCGACCGTCGGGAGGGGGCGCTGCTGCTGGCCGGGATGATCGCCTACCTCGCGCTGCTCGTGGTGGCGGCGACCTCCGGCGCCTAGAGAGACGCGGCGCGTGCCCGGACCGCGATCTGCGCTATCCTGTCGCTCCATGCGTCTGCCGAGAAGAGGAGGGTGGGGAGCCCTCGTTCCGATCGTGGCCCTCTGCCTCGCCTGTGGCGAGAAGGGATGGCCCGCGCGCCCCGCGGACTACGAGTTCGTCTCGCCGACCTACATCGACGAGATCCTCGCGCCCCGGAGGGACGGTCTCCACTACGAGTGCTGCCGGGACTTCGGGGAGAGCTCCCGGGACTTCATCGAGGACGGTGAGGTGGGCGTCGACAACGCGGTGACGGCCCTCTTCGATGGGCTTGCGATCTTCATCGGCCTGAACTTCCAGGACCAGATCGACGCCAACATCGAGAGCGGCAACCTCGCGCTGGTCCTCGACCACGCCTTCTACGAGAAGCAGGAGGAGCCCTTCACCCTGGTGGCCCACCAGGTGGACTTCGCCGAGGGCACCACCTGGCAGAGCGCCCACCAGGGTGGCGGTCACTTCCGGGTGCGGGAGGAGAGCTTCATGCCGGGGAGCGGGGTCCCCTGGGGCCGGTTCTCCGAGGCGGTGATCGACGCGGGCGGCACCCTGCGCGGCAGCGGCGGCAGCCTGGTCTGGGGCCTCTCGGTCCTCGGGGTGCCCTTCCGCGCCCGGATCCGGGACGTCCGGGTCGAGGCGAAGCGCCAGGAGGACGGCGAGGGCTGGGTCCGCTACACCGAGGGAACCCTCTCCGGCTTCCTGACCCTCGACGACTTCTACGAGGGGCTCAACAACGAGATCGCCCGGGGCTGCGACTGCCTGGGGCTCACCGAGCCGGTCTACTACAAGAACGTGGACGGCATCTGGGACACCCGCTGCGTGAGCGAGGCGCACACCCGCTGCACGCGACCCGAGGAGAAGCGCTGCGGGGACCTCACGACGACCGGCGCCAACGGCCCCTGGCTCTGCGAGATCATCCTCGACGTCATCCAGGACGCGGCCGACCTCGACCTCGACGGCGATCCGAGCCGCTACGAGGCGGCGAGCCTCGGGCTCTTCTGGTCGTCCGTGCCCGCGGTGATGGACTGAGTCAGCCCGCGAAGCGCCGCAGGCGCAGGCTGTTGCCCACGACGAAGAGGCTCGAGAGGCTCATGGCCGCCGCGGCCAGCATGGGGTTCAGCAGCACGCCCACCAGGGGATAGAGGGCGCCCGCGGCCACCGGGATGAGCAGCACGTTGTAGGCGTAGGCCCAGAGGAAGTTCCCCCGGATGGTGCGCAGGGTGGTGCGGGCGAGGCCGACGGCGCGCACCAGGGCGTGCAGGTCGCCGGTCATCAGCACGACCTCGGCGCTCTCCATCGCGATGTCGGTGCCGGTGCCGATGGCGATCCCCACGTCGGCGCGGGCCAGGGCCGGGGCGTCGTTGATGCCATCGCCTACGAAGGCCACGCTCGCGCCTCCCTCCTGGAGGGCCTTCACCACCTCGGCCTTGTCGGCGGGCAGCAGCTCGGCGCGCACCTCGTCGATGCCCGCGGCCCGGGCGACGGCCTCGGCGGTCGCCCGCCCGTCGCCGGTGAGCATCACCAGGGTCAGCCCGTCGGCGCGCAGCCGGGCGAGGGCCTCCGGGGCCTCCTCCTTCAGGGGATCGGCCACCGCGAGGAGCCCCACGAGGCGGTCTCCCTCGGCCACCAGCACGGTGCTGCGGGCCTGCTCGGCCAGCCCGGTGAGCTGCGCCGCGGCGGCCTCGTCCAACGCGATCCCCTCGCTCTCCATCAGGCGACGAGAGCCGACCCGGAGGGTCTGGCCCTCGACGCGCCCGGTGAGCCCGAAGCCGGGCAGGGCCTCGACGCCCTCGGCCTCCGGGAGCTCGAGCCCCCGGGCCTCGGCAGCCGCGACGATCGCCCGGCCCAGGGGGTGCTCGCTGCTGGCCTCCAGGGCGGCGACCCGGCGCAGGAGGGTGTCCTCGTCCAGGTCGGCCAGGGGGAGCAGGTCGGTCAGCTCCGGCCGGCCGCGGGTGAGGGTCCCGGTCTTGTCCAGCAGCAGGTGGTCGATCCGGGCCAGGCTCTCCAGGGCGAGGCCCTTGCGGAAGAGCACCCCCAGCTCGGCGCCCCGGCCGGTGCCCACCATGATGGCGGTGGGGGTGGCCAGCCCCATGGCGCAGGGGCAGGCGATCACCAGGACGCTCACCGCCGCGACGAAGGCGTGGGAGAGCGCACCCGGGGGCCCGAAGATCATCCAGCCGGCGAAGGTGAGCAGGGCTGCGACCATCACCGCGGGGGCGAAGACGCTGGCGATCTTGTCGGCCAGCTCCTGGATCGGCGGCTTGCCACCCTGGGCCTCCTGCACCATCCGCACGATCTGGGCGAGCACCGTGTCGGCGCCGACCCGGGTGGCCCGGACCACCAGCACGGCGTTCTGGTTCACCGTACCGCCGATGACCTCGGTCCCCACGCCCCGGGAGACCGGCACGGGCTCTCCGGTGATCATCGACTCGTCGACCCAGCCCTCGCCTCGCTCGACCACGCCGTCCACCGGGATGCGCTCGCCCGGGCGGACCTCGAGCTCCTCTCCGACCTTCACCGAGTCGACCGGCACCTCACGCCACTCACCCTCCCTCCGCACCCGGGCGGTGGGGGCCTGCAGCTCCATCAGCTTGCGAATCGCCGCCGAGGTGCGCCCCTTCGCGCGGGCCTCCAGGGACTTGCCCAGGAGGATCAGGGTGAGGATGACCGCGGCCGCCTCGAAGTAGAGGTGAGCCGTGCCCTCGGGGAAGAGCCCCGGCGCGATCACCACCAGCAGCGAGTACCCGTAGGCCGCCAGGCTGCCCTGGGTGACCAGCGCGTTCATGCCCGGCGAGAGGGCGCGCAGCTCCGAGAACCCGAGGCGCAGGAAGCGGCGGCCCGGCCCGAAGAGCACCGCCGAGGTCAGCAGCAGCTCGACCACCCCCCAGGCCCGGGCGGGCATCAAGGAGGTCTTCAGCCCGGCGAGGCCCGGGACGAGCATCGGCCCCATCGAGACCAGCAGCAGGGGCAGGGTGAAGGCCGCGGCCAGCCAGAAGGCGCGCCCCAGGACCTCGGCCTCGGAGGCCCGCTCCTCCTCCTCGCCCGCGTCGAGCTCGATGGCCTCGTAGCCGGCACCCTCGATGGCCGCCTTCAGCCCGGCGGCGTCCAGCATCGCCGGCAAGTAGCGGATGGTGGCGCGCTCGGTGGCGAGGTTCACCGAGGCGGCGACGACCCCGGCCTGCTTCTTCAGCTGGCGCTCGACCCGGCCCACGCAGTTGGCGCAGGTCATCCCGCCGATGCCGAGCTCGAGGGTGGCCTCGCCCGCCTCGTAGCCGGCGGCGTTCACCGCTTGCAGGGCAGCGGTCATGGCCTCGGGGCCCGCGTCCTCGCCGAGGGTCACGCTCGCCGTCTCGGTGGCGAGGTTCACCGAGGCCTCGCTCACGCCGGGCACCTTCTTCAGGGTGCGCTCGACCCGACCCACGCAGTTGGCGCAGGTCATCCCCCCGACCGTGAAGCGAAGCTCGGTGCTCATCGGTACTTCATCAGCTCCATCAGCTCGTCGACGATCTTGTCCGAGTCTCCCCGGGCCGCGGCGTTGACCACGTGCTCGTGGAGGTGGCTCTCGAGGACCATCCCGCTGACCTTCCCCAGCGCGCCCTGCACGGCCTTGAGCTGCTTGAGGACGTCCACGCAGTAGATGTCCTCGTCCTCGAGCATCCGCAGGACTCCCTCGACGTGACCCCGGACCGAGAGCAGGCGATTGCGCGCCTTCTTCCGGGTCTCGTCGTCGAGGTGGAGGCCACCGTGGCAGCTCACCCCGTCACCTCGGCCTCGAACCCGACCTCGGTGATGGCGGCGACCAGGGCCTCGTCGGCAGCGTCGCCCTCGATCACGGCCCGCATCGTCTGCCGGTCCACCTCCACCACCTTCTCGACTCCGGTGACCTGCTCCAGGGCCTCCCGGACCGAGGCCTCGCAGTGCCCGCAGGTCATTCCCGTCACCTTCAGCGTCTTCATCTCTGCTCTC
This DNA window, taken from Deltaproteobacteria bacterium, encodes the following:
- a CDS encoding calcium/sodium antiporter; the encoded protein is MDLLLLVLGLVLLLGGGEALVRGASGLALLGRLSPAVVGLTVVAAGTSMPELVVSVQAALAGQVGIAAGNVVGSNIFNIGMILGLTALIRPLRIQGQTVRLEWPVMMLASLQLYLLSRDGLVDRVEGGFLLVALAAFVAYLVWIGRRTALTGELADEETLATASYGQEGARAWGLNLAATALGIAVLAGGASLTVRGATGIAAALGVSDTIIGLTVVAAGTSAPELVTSLVAAWRGRDDLAVANIVGSNIFNLLGILGTTALVRALPVPPEILQRDLWWMLGASLLLLPLMWTGRLLDRREGALLLAGMIAYLALLVVAATSGA
- a CDS encoding TIGR00730 family Rossman fold protein — protein: MNRICIFAGSRVSDDPSHAEAARQLAAVLCEKGLGAVYGGGDVGMMGIFADAMLERGGELHGVIPGFMVAKELQHPRVSPMHVVESMAERKALMTELSVAFVALPGGVGTLDEVFEMLTARQLNLQPHPVGLLDVGGYFDPLDQQMKLAHRHGYVGDLDMDRFIVETDPSRLIDRLLAAR
- a CDS encoding acyl-CoA-binding protein, which gives rise to MDFAEAQEKVKTLSKKPSNDQLLDLYSLFKQGSQGDCAGKRPGMLDPVGRAKYDAWKKLTGTSQDDARSRYVALVEKLLSADGK
- a CDS encoding NAD-dependent epimerase/dehydratase family protein, which codes for MKVAVTGANGHIGAQVTRALVEAGHEVAVLLREGSDRRGLAGLEVQEHLGDILDPGSLEAAFAGAEVVFHLAAAHLNHTKDPADIERPAVEGTRNVVAAARAAGVRRLVHTSTGATVGFAKDPERPLDERHRMESAKSSYIRGKIVSEREALAASGDELEVVVLNPSGVFGPFDHRLTPATRSIIDLLQGGLTFFSVCFTDVRDVARAHLLAAERGRAGERYLITGEQLAPPAIAALYEELGGTRPPTLRPPAFLAKFVLRRLEKKAEREGIDAPASADSVDDLDGGHLAYDARKSREELGMTYRPAREVLTDTFRWLLFVDALKPKVAAKVRAALGEAASPDPGWRH
- a CDS encoding heavy metal translocating P-type ATPase, which produces MSTELRFTVGGMTCANCVGRVERTLKKVPGVSEASVNLATETASVTLGEDAGPEAMTAALQAVNAAGYEAGEATLELGIGGMTCANCVGRVERQLKKQAGVVAASVNLATERATIRYLPAMLDAAGLKAAIEGAGYEAIELDAGEEEERASEAEVLGRAFWLAAAFTLPLLLVSMGPMLVPGLAGLKTSLMPARAWGVVELLLTSAVLFGPGRRFLRLGFSELRALSPGMNALVTQGSLAAYGYSLLVVIAPGLFPEGTAHLYFEAAAVILTLILLGKSLEARAKGRTSAAIRKLMELQAPTARVRREGEWREVPVDSVKVGEELEVRPGERIPVDGVVERGEGWVDESMITGEPVPVSRGVGTEVIGGTVNQNAVLVVRATRVGADTVLAQIVRMVQEAQGGKPPIQELADKIASVFAPAVMVAALLTFAGWMIFGPPGALSHAFVAAVSVLVIACPCAMGLATPTAIMVGTGRGAELGVLFRKGLALESLARIDHLLLDKTGTLTRGRPELTDLLPLADLDEDTLLRRVAALEASSEHPLGRAIVAAAEARGLELPEAEGVEALPGFGLTGRVEGQTLRVGSRRLMESEGIALDEAAAAQLTGLAEQARSTVLVAEGDRLVGLLAVADPLKEEAPEALARLRADGLTLVMLTGDGRATAEAVARAAGIDEVRAELLPADKAEVVKALQEGGASVAFVGDGINDAPALARADVGIAIGTGTDIAMESAEVVLMTGDLHALVRAVGLARTTLRTIRGNFLWAYAYNVLLIPVAAGALYPLVGVLLNPMLAAAAMSLSSLFVVGNSLRLRRFAG
- a CDS encoding acyl-CoA dehydratase activase-related protein → MNRSVGIDLGAESVRIVEIARDAQGSWEIVRTARCEHHKEPEGALRGLLTDWGWEGISSAAVTGRMGRQIDLVRVPPKQSLAAGFRFHQDEHPATVVSIGSHGFSVLELRAHDMEVFRENSRCSQGTGNFLRQLVERFDLSIEEASELCATIADPAPLSGRCPVILKTDMTHLANKGESKEQILAGLYDAVCENVRVLIKPHLSPPRLMLSGGVCQATRIQESFRTFAAKNQMVFVEPDEIGLFYLEALGTAVVAAEQAAACPETIDALFLPAEHHDLERVPGLASFLPKVKRMPKQALPEVNGKARRLILGFDIGSTGSKAVAIDLESREVIWEGYRNTLGAPVGAAQALMESFTASEAAAHPVLALGATGSGREIVGSLMSTCYGSERVYVLNEIAAHAEGALFFDDRVDTIFEIGGQDAKYIRLAGGRVVDAAMNEACSAGTGSFIEEQGRKFSGIENVVQLGQEALKADEGVSLGQHCSVFMAEIIDEAVASGVEQRSITAGIYDSIIQNYLNRVKGSRSVGQVIFCQGMPFSADALASAVVRQTGSEVVIPPNPGTVGALGIALLTRKALPESVLSNGAEPVEPSRFLGAEVIKKDTFPCKSTQGCGGSGNLCKIDRIKTEVESQAQTFTWGGACSLWDKGTGKVKLPDLSPDPFREREALLGELRDRLGQKRGRPVVAITDEFSLKGLFPFVATFVHGLGHDLEIHTGADQAVLKRGIEGANVPYCAPMQLYHGLTSQMAEGEPETLLLPMIRNLPRVAKEEHATVCPIIQGSADLLAQDLDAHYSGRLVSPIIEVGEGNLHSVELWQSAQNLARELGVQGERVRAAFEEAVSTQAGFDAALEGLGQRALDFCEEQGLIPVVVLGRPYTIYNKVLNSNVPAILREQGAIAIPVDCYPVERDVPVFDRMYWAYGQRNLRAAWQIQRAPGVYSLWASNYSCGPDSFNLHFYAYLMEGKPFAVIETDGHSGDAGTKTRVEAFLHCVREDREARAKGLAAERAPRTLNRARTGLPELQQRGETLLVPRMGAGAEALAATLRGVGVPTEALPMPTRDTVRIGRRHTSGKECVPMTITLGSLLERLEADETGEEKFAFFMPTANGPCRFGVYNILHEIVLERLKLDDRMRIWSPGDDNYFEGVPAGFAALVFTGFAASDLLLAALYDVRPVEIREGAAQEVYDRFSRRLWELLEDVGRKSDLRIGPALLQVANGSLFGVSALLKEASAAFAAVKGGGEVPTVLMVGEIYVRCDPFASGFLIDELEARGLKVRFAPFSEWLEYTDHINQAFDRHIGFDQHLSTFVQRRVAARTYTMMGQQLGWPPRISVAETIEAGKEYIRPKLLGEAILTVGGPLHEWHEGLIDGAVNIGPHECMPAKLAEAQLYHVAERDGLLSLTLPVNGDPIDPEVLDNFAFEVRARFAAKSRPTPKPRKTGPMIPKAFKKMLPILGA